The following are encoded in a window of Mycoplasmopsis verecunda genomic DNA:
- a CDS encoding MSC_0624 family F1-like ATPase-associated membrane protein, producing the protein MKKYLKQNTLFFWQNVFSYILLGILVLLTLFSLSNVLGWEIKNTGLETPKAFMPIDKFLDVSTPDLQGHNFIVIYNFVILLVPMILSVFWMYRNSTKTTLSFAKYLPWTISYLGISILSVILLFNNQITEENSINRILINTIPFTLLMLINIGFDIYYLLYVRKVYSITQTYTWNFIIANISKILLLISGCVLLLVFILGNTAESLFTSANLLKVWFRDLFVNNILIAILLLIVWSTLFTLYLVCKIANLFILNKDKKDVKALSKQYFSFSFWVLLIFTLWMFINVFMMKLNDGPLLDRKPAHVLWATTLVIAFVLLIPIYFILKNPTIKNFNKATRGFGLIIISMIYLISLLVIRMLNVDKFNNYMVVMIIVFSLLSLMILWRLLNYKVSYISRYTLIVMLSSLTIAIFFAVLDAQLQSAGNNLTASIPFKFTLVDTFIIIPAVACLLQIIYQGYIWTRATYIIYKFNKNKGVRNEI; encoded by the coding sequence ATGAAAAAATATCTTAAACAGAATACTTTATTCTTCTGACAAAATGTTTTTAGTTATATCTTACTTGGCATTCTTGTCTTATTAACTTTATTCTCTTTATCTAATGTATTAGGATGAGAAATTAAAAATACAGGATTAGAAACACCAAAAGCTTTCATGCCAATTGATAAGTTTCTCGATGTTTCCACTCCTGATTTACAAGGACATAATTTTATAGTTATATATAACTTTGTCATACTACTTGTTCCAATGATTCTTTCGGTTTTTTGGATGTATCGCAACAGTACTAAAACTACATTAAGTTTTGCGAAGTACTTACCATGAACAATAAGTTACTTAGGAATATCAATTCTTTCAGTTATCTTATTGTTTAATAATCAAATTACTGAAGAGAATTCGATAAATAGAATATTAATTAATACAATTCCGTTTACTTTATTGATGTTAATAAATATAGGATTTGATATTTATTACTTATTGTATGTAAGAAAAGTTTATAGCATTACACAAACATATACTTGAAACTTCATTATTGCTAATATTTCAAAAATATTACTATTAATATCTGGATGTGTCTTACTATTAGTATTCATTCTAGGAAATACTGCTGAAAGCTTATTTACATCAGCTAATTTATTAAAAGTATGATTTAGAGACTTATTTGTTAATAATATTTTGATTGCAATCTTATTGCTAATTGTATGGAGTACATTATTCACATTATATTTAGTATGTAAAATAGCTAATTTATTTATCTTAAATAAAGATAAAAAAGATGTTAAAGCTTTATCTAAACAATATTTTAGCTTCTCATTTTGAGTATTATTAATATTTACATTATGAATGTTTATTAATGTATTTATGATGAAACTTAATGATGGACCATTATTGGATAGAAAACCAGCTCATGTTTTATGAGCAACTACCTTAGTAATAGCTTTTGTTCTATTAATTCCTATTTACTTTATTTTGAAAAATCCAACGATTAAAAACTTTAATAAAGCCACTCGTGGATTTGGATTAATAATTATAAGTATGATTTACTTAATATCACTACTTGTGATAAGAATGTTAAATGTGGATAAATTTAATAACTATATGGTAGTTATGATAATAGTATTTTCATTATTATCTTTAATGATATTGTGAAGATTACTAAATTATAAAGTTTCATATATTTCAAGATATACATTAATTGTTATGTTATCATCTTTAACTATTGCAATATTCTTCGCTGTTTTAGATGCACAATTACAATCTGCTGGAAATAATTTAACCGCTTCAATTCCATTTAAATTTACTCTAGTTGATACATTTATTATTATTCCAGCTGTCGCTTGTTTATTACAAATTATTTATCAAGGTTATATTTGAACAAGAGCAACATATATTATTTATAAATTTAATAAAAACAAAGGAGTTAGAAATGAAATCTAA
- a CDS encoding MSC_0623 family F1-like ATPase-associated protein, whose protein sequence is MKSNILCKIFHPNKNKSISNDQQAYFDVIAKDFYETKNSADFISYEAFTNQFLIINNISKNNAQWIELVGRRDAFVSNKDQIAYRDFTLSWTINPRFSLTNLVPTLNKNIDTNVNVLSWKISNDLATDKILNLYNDFLTKYLVLDKKAVEIIPNIIIKYNADLRVFNIFFNPGITNYANQEN, encoded by the coding sequence ATGAAATCTAATATCTTATGCAAAATATTTCATCCAAATAAAAATAAATCAATCAGTAATGATCAACAAGCTTATTTTGACGTTATTGCTAAAGATTTTTACGAAACTAAAAATAGTGCTGATTTCATTTCTTATGAAGCCTTTACTAATCAATTTCTTATCATAAATAACATTAGTAAAAATAATGCACAATGAATTGAACTAGTTGGTCGCAGAGATGCTTTTGTATCTAATAAAGATCAAATTGCGTATCGTGATTTTACTCTTAGTTGAACTATTAATCCTAGATTTAGTTTAACTAATCTAGTTCCTACCTTAAATAAAAATATTGATACTAATGTTAATGTATTAAGCTGAAAAATATCTAATGATTTAGCAACTGATAAAATACTAAATCTTTATAATGATTTCTTAACTAAATATCTAGTTTTAGATAAGAAAGCTGTTGAAATCATTCCAAATATTATTATTAAATATAATGCTGATTTAAGGGTGTTTAATATCTTCTTTAATCCAGGGATAACAAATTATGCAAATCAAGAAAATTAA
- a CDS encoding MSC_0622 family F1-like ATPase gamma subunit: MQIKKIKQKAQSLEKILKIVESQKNMVLINILRLSQQIGSYFQKANQSKLFIDYLANNYSLSNPLIQPVNNQYYWIFTKLLNKKTNSNKTIWIYVTEEEKYETNSYKKYEDYLANNVNKHDLFICIGKRAINFATQNQYSVIFESEFNDVLALTDILPDYLLAYLEANGFYNIKFVLNSAKTKELSLNIVPLNDLNFELDVYQKNTQYLDLDNKHIYPDVENFVQAEFKSYLTYMCLALLSESNLIYQKYSLVSLNQKINDLEKKQKRYKLEVLRAKRELEVEQTSILSKKKDLLHENSKGASHE, from the coding sequence ATGCAAATCAAGAAAATTAAGCAAAAAGCGCAATCTCTTGAAAAAATTCTAAAAATTGTTGAATCACAAAAAAACATGGTCTTAATCAATATATTAAGACTATCACAACAAATTGGGAGTTATTTTCAAAAAGCTAATCAATCAAAACTATTTATTGATTACTTAGCTAATAATTATTCATTATCAAACCCTTTAATTCAACCAGTAAATAATCAATATTATTGAATCTTTACAAAACTTTTAAACAAAAAAACAAACTCAAATAAAACTATTTGAATTTATGTTACCGAAGAAGAAAAATACGAAACTAACTCATATAAAAAATATGAAGATTATTTAGCTAATAATGTTAATAAACATGACTTGTTTATTTGTATCGGAAAAAGAGCTATTAATTTTGCTACACAAAATCAATATTCAGTCATATTTGAAAGTGAATTTAATGATGTGCTTGCTTTAACAGATATTTTGCCAGATTACTTACTGGCTTATCTTGAAGCAAATGGATTTTACAACATTAAATTTGTACTTAACTCTGCTAAAACCAAAGAATTAAGTCTAAATATTGTTCCATTAAATGATTTAAACTTCGAGTTAGATGTTTATCAAAAGAATACACAATATTTAGATTTAGACAATAAGCATATTTATCCAGATGTTGAAAACTTTGTTCAAGCTGAATTTAAATCATATTTAACCTATATGTGTTTAGCATTACTTAGTGAATCTAACTTGATTTATCAAAAATACTCACTTGTATCCTTGAATCAAAAAATTAATGATCTAGAGAAGAAACAGAAGAGATATAAATTAGAAGTTCTTCGTGCTAAACGTGAATTAGAAGTGGAACAAACTTCAATTCTTTCTAAGAAAAAAGACTTATTACACGAGAATTCTAAAGGAGCTAGTCATGAATAA
- a CDS encoding MSC_0621 family F1-like ATPase epsilon subunit, which translates to MNKIKCILASQNSQSTLYISNLALNINLQDKWDNIKSNSVGSFNKVFIKIKLEDDNNIYYILDNAFITYLNDEIKISYRGACRKYRQVAKTNEFIIQTEKLLRQQEERLKYLNACEQLNVSNIDKIEIYKLRNEIFINKAIVLFNLNKEETSCEK; encoded by the coding sequence ATGAATAAAATTAAATGCATTTTAGCTTCGCAAAATTCTCAAAGCACACTATATATTTCTAACTTAGCTTTAAATATTAATTTACAAGACAAATGAGATAACATTAAATCAAATTCTGTTGGAAGTTTTAATAAAGTTTTTATCAAAATTAAACTAGAAGATGATAACAATATATATTACATACTAGATAATGCTTTTATTACATATTTAAATGATGAAATTAAAATTTCATATCGTGGAGCATGTAGAAAATACAGGCAAGTTGCTAAAACTAATGAATTTATCATTCAAACTGAAAAACTTCTTAGACAACAAGAAGAAAGATTAAAATACCTTAATGCTTGCGAGCAACTTAATGTTAGCAACATAGATAAAATAGAAATTTATAAATTAAGAAATGAAATATTTATTAATAAAGCCATTGTATTATTTAATCTAAACAAAGAGGAGACATCATGCGAAAAATAA
- a CDS encoding MSC_0620 family F1-like ATPase-associated subunit, producing MRKISKWLLLGPVTTTVPFALMSASTTSDSTNNNNNGDSGENNNISPEFDQFKGIKDNIQSEQLGKIIDQGILDLHNEANSYLSDSAKEAADILKGMYIKKVATYLEKNKAAIIANPRDNGFFMFYPEILATSKSFKSMVLNFDSQSFQQVLINSDTNAQNPYLNLPLVPEQISDLKEYTSEVLTNTLTKDQFTAKIDDYFKNLQGEFTDIFDNDDDIPTFEDTSITFNSNGDFNLNNPKGYSSWDDYIKSKFSQRFLMFDLSQNSKEDDSQDKPPSPIIPPLPQVVDPAISNNEIENIPSLNPIISSTVFDTYTSLTSAGAKQNFINKFNKNPNKNSDNYFFFYNSINTRYKYSVTELKLVKDKLIADVKIQDQIATNNIRTYSYEVNVLPSKQDTLATQAAYNLIKNIFIQLYNAMGVMAKIDYQQLVDQELANVLFNMISRAVRNSFQAQYLKDLNEIIATYGSSVSSIKLEDNLDSTFGEKINYFILSTLKNTLINNVYYFALLPNAFVNTYNLIVQGLKNKLDIVKANILVLNEYYKVNYFGLDWINQGLDVLNDDISFLKGLAINNSFDLYSQYQEYTNLTQRINKTFRDLYIILNQQPLANSADYKQQITQLRDSIFAMPQIPYTQPAANKTLLYTFAGISLGLFILLSLAGSTLTLTNKKYKIKNTKTKIILLGSLASLFLILAIILFTIGLGGL from the coding sequence ATGCGAAAAATAAGTAAGTGATTATTGCTTGGTCCAGTTACCACAACTGTTCCATTTGCATTAATGTCTGCTTCTACAACTTCAGATTCAACTAATAATAATAACAATGGTGATAGTGGTGAAAATAATAATATTTCTCCTGAATTTGACCAATTTAAAGGCATTAAAGATAATATTCAAAGCGAGCAATTAGGTAAAATAATTGATCAAGGTATTTTAGATTTACATAATGAGGCTAATTCCTATTTATCTGATTCAGCTAAAGAAGCTGCAGATATCTTAAAAGGTATGTACATTAAAAAAGTAGCTACTTATCTTGAAAAAAATAAAGCAGCTATTATAGCTAACCCAAGAGATAACGGATTCTTTATGTTTTATCCAGAAATTCTAGCTACTTCTAAATCATTTAAAAGTATGGTGCTTAATTTTGATTCTCAATCATTTCAGCAAGTATTAATAAATTCTGATACTAATGCACAAAATCCTTATCTAAACTTACCATTAGTACCTGAACAAATAAGCGATTTAAAAGAATATACCAGTGAAGTGTTGACTAATACATTAACCAAAGATCAATTCACAGCAAAAATTGATGATTATTTTAAAAACTTGCAAGGTGAATTTACAGATATTTTTGATAATGATGATGATATCCCAACTTTTGAAGATACTTCTATAACATTTAATTCTAATGGAGATTTTAACCTTAATAATCCAAAAGGATATTCTTCATGAGATGATTACATTAAATCAAAATTTAGTCAAAGATTTCTAATGTTTGACTTATCACAGAACTCAAAAGAAGATGATAGCCAAGACAAACCACCATCACCTATAATTCCGCCATTACCACAAGTAGTAGATCCAGCTATTTCTAATAATGAAATTGAAAATATCCCTTCATTAAATCCAATTATTTCTTCTACTGTATTTGATACATATACTTCTTTAACTAGTGCTGGAGCAAAACAAAACTTTATTAATAAATTTAATAAAAATCCAAACAAAAATTCCGATAATTATTTCTTCTTCTATAACTCAATTAATACTAGATATAAATATTCAGTTACAGAACTTAAATTAGTTAAAGATAAATTAATTGCTGATGTTAAAATACAAGACCAAATAGCTACAAATAATATTCGTACTTATAGCTACGAAGTAAATGTTTTGCCAAGTAAGCAAGATACTCTTGCAACTCAAGCAGCTTATAATTTAATTAAAAACATTTTTATTCAACTATATAATGCTATGGGTGTTATGGCTAAAATTGATTACCAACAATTAGTCGATCAAGAACTTGCTAATGTGCTATTTAATATGATTTCAAGAGCTGTAAGAAACTCATTCCAAGCGCAATATTTAAAAGATTTAAATGAAATTATTGCAACTTATGGATCATCAGTTAGCTCAATAAAATTAGAAGATAATTTAGATTCAACTTTTGGCGAAAAAATTAATTATTTTATATTATCAACTTTAAAAAATACTTTAATTAATAATGTTTATTACTTTGCTCTATTACCAAATGCTTTTGTTAATACTTACAATTTAATAGTTCAAGGACTCAAAAATAAACTAGATATTGTTAAAGCTAATATCTTAGTGCTAAATGAATATTACAAAGTTAATTATTTTGGACTCGATTGAATTAATCAAGGGTTAGATGTTTTAAACGATGATATCTCATTTTTAAAAGGTTTAGCTATTAATAATTCATTTGACTTGTATTCACAATATCAAGAATATACGAATTTAACTCAAAGAATTAATAAAACTTTTAGAGATTTATACATTATTCTAAATCAACAACCACTTGCAAATTCGGCTGATTATAAACAACAAATTACACAATTAAGAGATTCAATCTTTGCAATGCCACAAATTCCTTATACTCAGCCAGCCGCGAATAAAACATTGTTATATACATTTGCAGGTATTTCATTAGGATTATTTATTCTATTAAGTTTAGCTGGTTCTACATTAACATTAACAAATAAAAAATACAAGATAAAAAACACTAAAACAAAAATTATATTATTAGGATCATTAGCTTCGCTATTCTTAATTTTAGCTATTATTCTATTTACAATAGGACTCGGAGGTCTATAA
- a CDS encoding MSC_0619 family F1-like ATPase alpha subunit yields MSKTIYPKISGIFDYVVEVSGKYPYFQNQVFKLDSNEELNLILISATEGKAYLLAEGKVGDFLVGQSVIPFTSEDKIQTSLRYFGKIIDIKGQVLFPANVKDSDIKLSYTSLAFNKPNDLLSYQPLEQQLNTGYMSIDLLIPIGKGQRELIIGDRKTGKTFLALNTIINQKNKNVKCIYVGIGKQQADIASVYKTLYDNDALDYTIIINASAEQPYDQYLAPYIAMAHAENLSHDNDVLIVFDDLTSHANIYREIALLTNKPVGKEAFPGDMFFAHARLLERSGKFKGRKSITALPILQSVENDITSLVASNDISITDGQIVMNTDLFAQGKLPAIDIDLSVSRIGGAVQKPYIAKVSGKISKIYKAYKRQIKLASLKYDLNDETSSLLKNGSLVEQMFIQKGVSIYSESIMFLTAKLISWGILQNVTNIPKGLKFIEELCEQNEIAKDTLNRMLNNLPYDDKMAKEFFAFALAQYASYKNLDWKVNTTQQFIALDERMLKSIDHKIGDK; encoded by the coding sequence ATGAGTAAAACTATATATCCAAAAATTTCAGGTATATTTGACTATGTTGTCGAGGTATCAGGTAAATATCCATATTTTCAAAATCAAGTATTTAAACTTGACTCAAATGAAGAACTTAATCTAATTTTAATTTCAGCCACCGAGGGTAAAGCATATTTATTAGCTGAAGGTAAAGTTGGTGATTTCTTAGTTGGACAAAGTGTTATTCCTTTTACTAGTGAAGATAAAATCCAAACATCACTTCGTTACTTTGGGAAAATTATTGATATTAAAGGACAAGTTCTTTTCCCAGCTAATGTAAAGGATTCTGATATTAAATTATCATATACATCATTAGCATTTAATAAACCAAATGATTTATTATCATATCAGCCATTAGAACAACAATTAAATACTGGTTATATGTCAATTGACTTATTAATTCCAATTGGAAAAGGTCAAAGAGAATTAATAATTGGAGACCGTAAAACTGGTAAAACATTCCTTGCTTTAAATACTATTATTAATCAAAAGAATAAAAATGTTAAATGTATTTATGTAGGAATCGGAAAACAACAAGCTGATATTGCTTCAGTATACAAAACCTTATATGATAATGATGCTTTAGATTACACCATTATTATTAATGCTTCAGCTGAGCAACCTTATGATCAATATTTAGCCCCTTATATCGCAATGGCACATGCTGAAAACTTATCTCACGATAATGATGTTTTAATTGTATTTGACGATTTAACATCACACGCTAATATCTATCGTGAAATTGCTCTCCTAACTAATAAACCAGTTGGTAAGGAAGCTTTTCCAGGAGATATGTTCTTTGCACATGCTAGATTACTTGAACGCAGCGGTAAATTTAAAGGTAGAAAATCAATTACTGCTTTACCAATCTTGCAAAGTGTTGAAAATGATATTACATCATTAGTTGCTTCAAATGATATTTCAATCACTGATGGTCAAATTGTAATGAACACCGATTTATTTGCACAGGGTAAATTGCCTGCGATTGATATCGATCTATCAGTTTCTCGTATTGGTGGAGCTGTACAAAAACCTTATATCGCTAAGGTATCAGGAAAAATATCAAAAATTTATAAAGCTTATAAAAGACAAATTAAGCTCGCATCATTGAAATATGATTTAAATGATGAAACTTCTTCATTATTAAAAAATGGTTCATTAGTTGAACAAATGTTTATTCAAAAAGGAGTTTCAATTTATTCTGAATCAATCATGTTTTTAACAGCTAAATTGATTTCATGAGGAATCTTACAAAATGTTACAAACATTCCAAAAGGATTAAAATTCATTGAAGAATTATGTGAGCAAAACGAAATTGCTAAAGATACATTAAACAGAATGTTAAACAATTTACCATACGATGATAAAATGGCAAAAGAATTCTTCGCATTTGCTTTAGCACAATATGCTAGCTATAAAAACTTAGATTGAAAAGTTAATACAACACAACAATTTATTGCTTTAGATGAAAGAATGCTAAAATCAATCGATCACAAAATAGGAGATAAATAA